From a single Myxocyprinus asiaticus isolate MX2 ecotype Aquarium Trade chromosome 47, UBuf_Myxa_2, whole genome shotgun sequence genomic region:
- the llph gene encoding protein LLP homolog, which translates to MAKSLRSKWRRKMRAEKRKKIAPKELVRLKAMLGLGEKGEITMKDVAEVATVVPAEKVKEKPKDVEMQEDNGDAGKMDLDSKRNKKTMLDDQGRYPVWMSQRQAKKLKAKRMTKKSKPNSKKKGIAW; encoded by the exons ATGGCGAAAAGTTTACGCAGCAAGTGGAGGAGGAAGATGAGGGCAGAGAAGAGAAAGAAGATTGCCCCCAAAGAGCTAGTACGACTCAAAGCAATGCTGGGCCTGGGAGAAAAAGGCGAGATCACCATGAAAGATGTAGCCGAGGTCGCCACCGTAGTGCCAGCtgagaaagtgaaagagaagCCAAAAGACGTAGAGATGCAGGAAGACAATG GGGATGCTGGAAAGATGGATTTGGATAGTAAGCGCAATAAAAAGACAATGCTGGATGATCAAGGGCGGTATCCTGTCTGGATGAGTCAAAGGCAGGCGAAGAAGTTGAAAGCCAAACGTATGACTAAAAAGAGCAAACCTAACAGTAAAAAGAAAGGAATTGCCTGGTAG